The Streptococcus pantholopis genome has a segment encoding these proteins:
- the nusB gene encoding transcription antitermination factor NusB: MTNTFENSRRDLRERAFQTLFSLELGGDSLGAMQFAYGYDKDQGSQEIPAFLSDLVTGVLTYQTDLDRIISQHLKSGWSLERLTLTDKTLLRLGLYEIKYFSETPDRVAVNEIIEIAKKYSDKTSAKFVNGLLSQFVIEEKEEADSLN; encoded by the coding sequence ATGACTAATACATTTGAAAATTCGCGCCGTGACTTGCGTGAACGCGCATTTCAGACCTTATTCAGCTTAGAATTGGGCGGCGATTCTTTAGGAGCTATGCAGTTTGCTTACGGCTATGATAAGGATCAGGGAAGCCAGGAGATTCCTGCTTTTCTTTCCGACCTTGTTACAGGGGTCCTCACTTACCAAACAGACTTGGATCGGATAATCAGCCAGCATTTAAAATCAGGCTGGTCTCTGGAGCGTCTGACACTGACTGATAAAACCTTGCTGCGTTTAGGCTTGTATGAAATCAAATATTTCAGTGAAACACCAGACCGTGTAGCGGTTAATGAAATTATCGAAATAGCCAAAAAGTACTCTGATAAGACATCAGCAAAATTTGTTAACGGACTTCTGAGCCAATTCGTTATTGAAGAAAAAGAAGAAGCTGACAGTCTTAACTAA
- a CDS encoding glycoside hydrolase family 32 protein: protein MKEWTLAERYRVLEDKSQIEELYSRISRSDYRQAYHVQPITGLSSDPNGFIYHKGQWHLFYQWCPWGAVHGLKYWYHVLSKDLIHWENKGIGLAPDTFYDNKGVHSGSGFSYDSTLYLFYTGNHRDENWVRTPYTCAAKLSDSGQASKLPRPLFGPHPDYTEHQRDPKVVYHEEKQRYYILLGAQSKEGKGKILIYTSKQLLAGWTFAGELKVPGYEDFGGMWECPSIAHLGGSDVLVFSPQYTKIPGRNANTNHTVYLIGRMDYDSLTFTAEGPCRCLDYGFDFYAAQFAANVQDKNKAVLTAWIGLPDNHYPTEEEEWEGSLCLPRELKIRNGRLLQQPVEQVKELRQEKLQINQQQNLPRVCELEAVNKGTDFRLSLFTKSDGSGGLEIHYDAKSNLCHIDRSQMDQRFNQELGEELTLPLETPLTYLSVFIDRCSVELFFNQGEATFTTHLYPTSQESFYTVSGELDLEIWTLKKAVKDSFIV from the coding sequence ATGAAAGAGTGGACGCTTGCTGAACGTTATCGTGTTTTGGAAGACAAAAGTCAGATAGAAGAGCTTTACAGCCGCATCAGCCGATCGGACTACCGCCAGGCCTATCACGTTCAGCCGATAACCGGCCTCTCCAGCGATCCTAATGGTTTTATTTACCATAAAGGGCAGTGGCATCTTTTTTATCAATGGTGCCCTTGGGGTGCTGTTCACGGGCTGAAATACTGGTATCATGTGCTATCAAAGGATCTGATTCATTGGGAAAATAAAGGTATAGGGCTTGCACCGGATACATTTTATGATAATAAAGGCGTTCATTCAGGTTCCGGTTTTTCATATGACAGTACGCTTTATCTTTTTTATACAGGCAATCACCGTGATGAGAACTGGGTAAGAACACCTTATACTTGTGCAGCCAAGCTCAGTGATTCAGGACAGGCCAGTAAGCTCCCTCGGCCTCTTTTTGGCCCTCATCCTGATTATACAGAGCATCAGCGCGATCCCAAAGTTGTCTACCATGAAGAGAAGCAGCGCTATTATATTTTACTTGGTGCTCAATCGAAGGAAGGCAAAGGCAAAATTTTGATTTATACGTCTAAACAGCTCCTTGCAGGCTGGACTTTTGCTGGAGAATTGAAGGTTCCGGGCTATGAAGATTTTGGCGGTATGTGGGAATGTCCGTCAATTGCACACCTAGGCGGCAGTGATGTTCTTGTTTTTTCACCGCAGTATACCAAGATCCCTGGAAGAAATGCGAATACAAATCACACAGTCTATCTTATCGGCCGGATGGATTACGACAGCTTAACTTTTACAGCAGAAGGGCCTTGTCGCTGCTTAGATTACGGTTTTGACTTCTATGCCGCTCAGTTTGCAGCTAATGTTCAGGATAAGAATAAAGCTGTTTTGACTGCTTGGATCGGCCTGCCGGATAACCATTATCCTACAGAAGAAGAGGAGTGGGAGGGGAGCCTCTGTTTACCAAGGGAACTGAAAATTCGCAACGGCCGCTTACTGCAGCAGCCAGTAGAGCAAGTTAAAGAACTGCGGCAGGAAAAACTGCAAATAAATCAGCAGCAGAATTTACCAAGAGTCTGTGAGCTTGAAGCTGTCAATAAGGGGACAGATTTCCGTCTGAGTCTCTTTACCAAGTCAGATGGCAGCGGCGGTTTAGAGATTCACTATGATGCCAAAAGCAATCTCTGCCATATTGACCGCAGTCAGATGGATCAGCGCTTTAATCAGGAATTAGGCGAAGAACTGACCCTGCCATTGGAGACACCTTTGACTTATTTGTCTGTTTTTATTGACAGATGCTCTGTGGAGCTTTTCTTTAATCAAGGCGAGGCGACTTTCACTACCCACCTCTACCCAACAAGTCAGGAAAGCTTTTATACCGTCAGCGGAGAACTGGATTTAGAGATCTGGACCTTAAAAAAGGCTGTAAAAGACAGTTTCATCGTTTAA
- a CDS encoding LacI family DNA-binding transcriptional regulator: MVAKLTDVAKLAGVSPTTVSRVINRKGYLSQKTIDKVTQAMRELGYRPNNLARSLQGKSAQLVGLIFPNISHIFYAELIEHLEREFFEAGYKTIICNSEHNSDKEKEYLEMLEANQVDGIISGSHNLGISDYDRVTAPIIAFDRNLSPNIPVVSSDNFAGGVLAAQTLAKAGCQNIAMITGNDDSDSPTARRRVGFSSVLPDATYVNISSDFSPVRKTMEIKNLIKRIKPDGIFASDDVTAMLVIKLAEELGIKIPEDLKIIGYDGTTFIENYVPYLTSVKQPISDIAKLMVELLLKKIQGTEELKTEYILPITLLSGKSI, encoded by the coding sequence ATGGTCGCAAAACTAACTGATGTTGCAAAACTAGCCGGAGTGAGTCCGACAACCGTTTCACGCGTTATTAACAGGAAAGGCTATCTTTCGCAAAAAACAATTGATAAAGTCACTCAGGCCATGCGGGAACTGGGCTACCGTCCCAATAATCTGGCCCGCAGTCTGCAGGGGAAATCAGCCCAGCTAGTCGGTTTGATTTTCCCAAATATCAGCCATATTTTTTACGCTGAGTTAATTGAACATTTGGAGCGTGAATTTTTTGAAGCAGGTTACAAGACGATTATCTGCAACAGTGAACATAACTCTGATAAAGAAAAAGAATATTTGGAGATGCTGGAAGCCAATCAAGTTGACGGCATTATCTCCGGCAGCCACAATCTAGGCATTTCTGATTACGATCGTGTCACAGCACCGATTATTGCCTTTGACCGTAACCTCTCACCTAATATCCCTGTCGTTTCTTCTGATAATTTCGCCGGCGGTGTGCTGGCCGCCCAGACTTTGGCCAAAGCAGGCTGCCAAAATATTGCCATGATTACAGGCAATGACGACAGCGACTCTCCAACGGCCAGACGGCGTGTCGGTTTCAGCTCTGTCTTACCCGATGCCACTTACGTTAATATTTCCAGTGATTTCTCTCCTGTTCGAAAAACCATGGAAATCAAAAACTTAATCAAACGGATAAAACCAGATGGTATTTTTGCTTCTGATGATGTCACAGCAATGCTGGTGATAAAACTAGCAGAGGAGCTTGGCATTAAAATTCCTGAAGATCTAAAAATTATCGGCTACGATGGCACAACATTCATTGAAAACTATGTCCCTTATCTGACCTCAGTCAAGCAGCCAATCAGTGACATTGCCAAATTAATGGTCGAACTCCTGCTCAAGAAAATCCAAGGGACAGAAGAACTAAAAACAGAATATATTCTGCCGATTACTCTACTTTCGGGCAAAAGCATCTGA
- a CDS encoding sucrose-6-phosphate hydrolase → MALTREQKYRPYADWSEAELEKIKENAARSPWHTNFHIEPPYGLLNDPNGFSFFKGKWQLFYQYFPFGAAHGLKSWVQTESTDLVHFEETGTVLTPDSPLDSHGMYSGSAMQFGDKLFIFYTGNVRDENWLRQTYQNGVLLDSKGNWEKVPKALIAQPDDVTAHFRDPQIFYYEGEYYALIGAQNKNKKGLIKLYKADNRDYKAWHFAADLDFANDGTAYMMECPNLVFVDKQPVLLYCPQGLDKTISDYRNIYPNMYKIAQSFEPETGKLKEPSAIQNLDYGFEAYATQGFNAPDGRALTVSWLGLPDIAYPTDKFDYQGVLSLVKELKIKDGKLYQYPVEAIVSLRKDEGKTFDNLPSTNNVYELELIFAAQEQTEIILFADQKGKGFSIMVDSKQGEITIDRSQAGEQYATEYGQTRSCSVDPGQISANIFIDKSVFEIFINKGEKVFSGRVFPNKDQTGILIKNGDVSGKYYELDYGRKTN, encoded by the coding sequence ATGGCGCTAACACGCGAGCAAAAATACAGGCCTTATGCTGACTGGTCAGAGGCCGAGTTGGAGAAGATCAAGGAAAATGCAGCCCGCTCTCCTTGGCATACTAACTTTCATATCGAACCCCCCTACGGATTGTTAAATGATCCCAATGGCTTTTCCTTCTTCAAGGGCAAATGGCAGCTTTTTTATCAGTACTTTCCTTTCGGAGCTGCTCATGGTCTGAAATCATGGGTGCAGACAGAATCAACCGATTTAGTCCACTTTGAAGAGACCGGAACAGTTTTAACCCCTGACAGTCCCCTAGATAGTCACGGCATGTATTCCGGTTCAGCCATGCAGTTTGGTGATAAGCTGTTTATCTTCTATACCGGCAATGTCCGTGATGAAAACTGGCTGCGCCAGACCTATCAAAACGGCGTGCTCCTTGACAGCAAAGGAAACTGGGAAAAAGTTCCAAAGGCATTGATTGCACAGCCGGACGATGTTACAGCACATTTCCGCGATCCGCAGATTTTTTACTATGAAGGTGAATATTATGCCCTAATCGGTGCTCAGAATAAAAATAAAAAGGGACTTATCAAACTCTATAAGGCAGATAATCGTGATTACAAAGCATGGCATTTTGCAGCTGATTTAGATTTTGCCAATGACGGGACTGCTTATATGATGGAGTGCCCCAACCTTGTTTTTGTTGACAAGCAGCCTGTCCTGCTCTATTGCCCGCAAGGATTGGACAAAACGATCAGTGATTACCGCAATATCTACCCTAATATGTATAAAATCGCTCAGTCGTTTGAACCTGAGACTGGGAAACTTAAAGAACCGTCAGCTATCCAAAATCTGGACTATGGGTTTGAAGCCTATGCCACTCAAGGTTTCAATGCGCCGGATGGACGCGCCCTCACAGTCAGCTGGCTGGGGCTCCCTGATATTGCCTACCCAACAGATAAATTTGACTACCAAGGCGTACTCTCATTGGTTAAAGAGCTGAAAATCAAAGACGGCAAGCTCTATCAGTATCCTGTAGAAGCGATTGTCAGTCTGCGCAAGGACGAGGGCAAAACTTTCGACAATTTGCCTTCTACCAATAATGTCTATGAACTGGAATTGATTTTCGCAGCTCAAGAACAAACTGAAATCATCCTCTTTGCTGACCAAAAAGGAAAAGGTTTTTCAATCATGGTGGACAGCAAGCAAGGGGAAATTACTATTGACAGAAGCCAAGCCGGAGAACAGTATGCCACGGAATACGGACAAACCCGTTCCTGTTCTGTTGACCCCGGTCAGATAAGCGCTAATATCTTCATTGATAAATCAGTCTTTGAAATTTTTATTAATAAAGGAGAAAAAGTATTTTCCGGACGTGTTTTCCCTAATAAGGATCAGACGGGGATTCTTATAAAAAATGGTGATGTCAGCGGGAAATACTATGAATTAGACTATGGTCGCAAAACTAACTGA
- a CDS encoding sucrose-specific PTS transporter subunit IIBC codes for MDNAQIAKQVVDAIGGVDNVRSVTHCATRLRVMVKDESVIDKDTVENIDKVQGAFFNSGQYQIIFGTGTVNKIYDEVVALGLPTASKEEQKEEAAKQGNWFQRAVRTFGDVFVPLLPAIVATGLFMGIRGAIAQDEILQFFGTTAEEFQSTNFYTYTVVLTDTAFAFFPALISWSAFRVFGGNPVIGLVLGLMMVNSALPNAWAVASGDATPIYFFGFVPVVGYQNSVLPAFFVGLLGAKLEKWLHKKIPDVLDLLVVPFLTFTIMSILALFVIGPIFHTVEDYVLAATEFLLNLPLGLSGLIIGGLHQVIVVTGVHHIFNLLESQLIANNGADPFNAIITAAMTAQAGATLAVGVKTKSAKLKALAFPAALSAGLGITEPAIFGVNLRFGKPFIVGLIAGAAGGWLASILGLAGTGFGITIIPGTLLYLNGQLLQYVIMVLATTALSFTLTYMFGYSDEEEVANTEATAAPVVEEKVVEEAPVALADTTVQAPLSGEVVALENVNDPVFASGAMGQGLAIKPSEDAVYAPADAEVTIAFETGHAYGLKTETGAEILIHIGIDTVSMDGDGFVKNVSAGQKVKAGDKLGSFDSSKIAAAGLDNTTMIIVTNSTDFSSVEGLASGSVKQGDDLLKAAK; via the coding sequence ATGGATAATGCACAAATTGCAAAACAGGTTGTCGATGCCATCGGCGGTGTGGACAATGTCCGCAGTGTCACCCACTGTGCCACCCGTCTTCGTGTCATGGTCAAAGACGAATCGGTTATCGATAAAGACACAGTTGAAAATATTGACAAAGTTCAGGGTGCCTTCTTTAATTCAGGTCAGTACCAAATCATTTTTGGGACCGGAACGGTTAACAAGATTTATGATGAAGTTGTAGCTCTTGGTTTGCCGACAGCTTCTAAAGAAGAGCAAAAAGAAGAAGCGGCTAAACAAGGGAACTGGTTCCAGCGTGCTGTTCGGACTTTTGGTGATGTTTTCGTTCCTTTGCTTCCGGCAATTGTCGCTACAGGTCTTTTTATGGGGATTCGCGGTGCCATTGCACAGGATGAGATTTTGCAGTTTTTCGGGACTACAGCCGAAGAATTTCAGTCTACCAATTTTTACACCTATACAGTTGTTTTAACTGATACGGCCTTTGCTTTCTTCCCAGCTTTAATTTCTTGGTCAGCCTTCCGTGTATTCGGCGGCAATCCGGTTATCGGTCTGGTTTTGGGGCTGATGATGGTCAACTCTGCCCTGCCAAATGCTTGGGCAGTTGCTTCCGGTGATGCCACACCGATTTATTTCTTCGGATTTGTTCCGGTAGTCGGCTACCAAAACTCGGTTCTGCCAGCCTTCTTTGTCGGTTTGCTCGGTGCTAAGCTGGAAAAATGGCTGCACAAGAAGATTCCGGATGTTCTTGATCTTCTGGTTGTTCCTTTCCTGACCTTTACCATCATGTCCATCCTGGCTCTCTTTGTTATTGGTCCAATCTTCCATACAGTAGAAGACTATGTATTGGCAGCAACAGAGTTCCTGCTCAATCTGCCATTGGGGCTTTCCGGCTTAATTATCGGAGGTCTTCATCAAGTTATCGTGGTAACAGGTGTTCACCATATCTTCAACCTGTTGGAATCTCAGTTGATTGCTAATAACGGTGCCGATCCGTTTAATGCGATTATCACTGCTGCAATGACTGCTCAAGCAGGAGCAACTTTAGCGGTTGGTGTCAAAACGAAATCTGCTAAGTTAAAAGCTTTGGCTTTCCCAGCTGCTCTTTCTGCCGGCCTTGGAATCACTGAACCGGCTATCTTCGGGGTTAACCTGCGCTTTGGGAAACCATTTATCGTCGGTTTGATTGCCGGTGCTGCCGGCGGCTGGCTGGCTTCCATTCTTGGCCTTGCAGGTACTGGTTTTGGGATTACTATTATTCCGGGAACTCTTCTTTATCTTAACGGTCAGCTTTTGCAGTATGTCATCATGGTTTTGGCAACAACAGCTCTTTCCTTCACCTTGACATATATGTTTGGCTATAGCGATGAAGAAGAAGTGGCTAATACTGAAGCAACCGCAGCTCCGGTTGTTGAAGAAAAAGTTGTTGAAGAAGCTCCTGTCGCTTTAGCTGATACAACCGTTCAAGCACCGCTTTCCGGTGAAGTTGTAGCTCTTGAAAATGTCAACGATCCAGTATTTGCCAGCGGTGCCATGGGACAAGGTTTGGCTATTAAACCAAGTGAGGATGCTGTTTACGCACCGGCTGATGCTGAAGTCACCATTGCTTTTGAAACAGGCCACGCTTACGGACTGAAGACAGAAACCGGAGCAGAAATTTTAATTCATATCGGTATTGATACTGTTTCAATGGACGGAGACGGCTTTGTTAAAAATGTTTCTGCCGGACAGAAAGTCAAAGCAGGCGATAAGCTTGGTTCATTTGACTCAAGTAAAATTGCTGCTGCCGGACTTGATAATACCACGATGATTATTGTAACGAACTCAACTGACTTTTCTTCAGTTGAAGGATTAGCCAGCGGTTCAGTTAAACAGGGTGATGACTTGCTTAAAGCAGCAAAATAA
- the scrK gene encoding fructokinase ScrK, which yields MAKLYGSVEAGGTKFVCAVGDADFQIVEKVQFPTTTPYETIEKTVAFFKKFEADLAGIAIGSFGPIDIDENSQTYGFITTTPKPNWADVDLVGLISKDFKVPFYFTTDVNSSAYGEALVRKGVNSLVYYTIGTGIGAGAIQNGEFIGGLGHTEAGHVYMALHPKDVADEFSGTCPFHKGCLEGLAAGPSLEARTGIRGEEIAQNADVWEIQAYYIAQAAIQATVLYRPQVIVFGGGVMAQEHMIKRVRSKFTALLNDYLPVPDVESYIVTPAVAENGSATLGNFALAKKVAER from the coding sequence ATGGCAAAATTATACGGCAGTGTTGAAGCAGGCGGCACAAAATTTGTCTGCGCAGTAGGCGATGCTGATTTTCAGATTGTTGAAAAGGTGCAGTTTCCGACCACAACTCCCTATGAAACAATTGAAAAAACAGTCGCTTTCTTTAAAAAGTTTGAAGCCGATCTGGCAGGGATTGCTATCGGTTCTTTCGGCCCTATTGATATTGATGAAAATTCACAGACCTACGGTTTTATTACCACAACCCCTAAACCGAATTGGGCTGATGTGGATTTAGTGGGATTGATTTCCAAGGATTTCAAGGTTCCTTTCTATTTTACAACTGATGTGAACAGTTCTGCTTATGGCGAAGCCCTTGTGCGTAAAGGGGTTAACAGTCTGGTTTATTATACGATTGGAACCGGCATCGGGGCAGGTGCAATTCAAAATGGTGAATTTATCGGCGGTCTAGGCCATACTGAGGCTGGCCATGTTTATATGGCACTGCATCCTAAAGATGTTGCTGATGAATTTTCAGGGACCTGTCCTTTCCACAAGGGCTGCCTAGAGGGCTTAGCCGCAGGTCCCAGCTTAGAAGCACGGACGGGAATTCGCGGTGAGGAGATTGCTCAAAATGCTGATGTCTGGGAAATTCAGGCCTACTATATTGCTCAGGCGGCTATACAAGCTACGGTTCTCTACCGCCCGCAGGTTATTGTCTTTGGCGGCGGTGTTATGGCGCAAGAGCACATGATTAAACGAGTGCGCAGCAAATTTACAGCTCTTTTAAATGATTACCTGCCAGTGCCGGATGTTGAGAGCTATATTGTCACACCTGCTGTTGCTGAGAATGGCTCTGCAACACTTGGAAATTTTGCGCTTGCAAAGAAAGTTGCTGAACGCTAA
- a CDS encoding MurR/RpiR family transcriptional regulator, whose protein sequence is MNFKERISIQFTNLTKTDKKITNILLKHPEYLIEHSAQEAAELMETSPAALVRLAKKIGHKGLADFKISLEDYAKHEPREDVYLEKPLLTKVIDNYRKNLHLLEMQLDEEQLERIAEILAKAPQIKILGIGSSGLVAEHMVYFLLYQDKYTESVTSKTKMYYLSRSLTAEDVLLIYSVSGNKDYEELFAAVKEAGAQLIVVTMNDHADIKKIAAEFVLLPSNLTNLGSSSGEIYQLDNRSLFLVFSEILAAYIHKKLK, encoded by the coding sequence ATGAACTTTAAAGAACGTATTTCCATTCAGTTTACTAATTTGACTAAAACAGATAAAAAAATTACAAATATCCTCTTAAAACATCCGGAGTATTTAATTGAACACAGTGCCCAAGAGGCAGCTGAACTGATGGAAACCTCGCCGGCTGCACTGGTCAGATTAGCTAAGAAAATCGGGCATAAGGGGCTGGCAGATTTTAAGATATCGTTGGAAGACTATGCCAAACATGAACCAAGAGAAGATGTCTATTTAGAAAAACCGCTGCTAACCAAGGTTATTGATAATTATCGGAAAAACCTCCATTTATTAGAAATGCAGCTGGATGAGGAGCAGCTGGAGCGGATTGCAGAGATATTAGCTAAAGCACCGCAAATCAAAATTTTAGGAATCGGAAGTTCCGGCTTAGTTGCTGAGCACATGGTCTATTTTTTGCTTTATCAAGATAAGTATACGGAGAGTGTGACCAGTAAAACGAAAATGTACTACCTTTCCCGGAGTCTGACAGCAGAAGATGTCCTGCTGATTTATTCTGTTTCCGGCAATAAAGACTATGAAGAATTGTTTGCAGCGGTGAAAGAGGCAGGGGCGCAGCTTATTGTTGTAACAATGAATGACCATGCCGATATTAAAAAAATCGCAGCAGAATTTGTTTTACTGCCATCAAATTTGACTAATTTAGGGAGTTCGTCCGGGGAAATCTACCAGCTGGATAATCGGTCACTGTTTTTGGTTTTTTCGGAAATTTTAGCAGCCTATATCCACAAAAAATTAAAGTAA
- the celB gene encoding PTS cellobiose transporter subunit IIC, which produces MNKFMDMLSQKILPLATALGNNKYLLVLRDAFMLSFPLTMFGSLIVVFNNLPFWPDSLKTQFADLFGNGQSATMSIMTVFVSLGIGYYMAKAEELEEGLFSAVVSLAAFLILTPFFFDVLNDDGEMLATATGALSLDRLGAKGMFLGILTSFFAAKLFVYLTKKGFTIKMPDSVPPAVSKSFSALIPAIGTLMLFLLLNAGMAAVFKTNLHDVIYDIIQKPLTGLGTSLPATLLAVFLVQFLWFFGLHGQVIINSVFEPFWQANMLDNARLTQQGAELLAQQGHIVTKSFMDTFTVGLGGSGSTLIVVVMMAFMMKQKQYREVGRFALGPGIFNVNEPVIFGLPMVMNASIFIPWLLAPIVSAAIAYLGFASGLVPLTTGAQVPWTMPIFISGFLATNSIMGSLLQLVQVLVIALIWFPFLKLIDRAQIAE; this is translated from the coding sequence ATGAATAAATTTATGGACATGCTGAGTCAGAAAATTTTGCCGTTGGCTACAGCTCTGGGAAACAATAAGTATCTTTTGGTTTTGCGTGATGCCTTCATGCTGTCTTTTCCCCTGACGATGTTTGGCTCACTAATTGTGGTTTTTAATAATCTGCCATTTTGGCCTGATAGTTTAAAAACTCAGTTTGCTGATCTTTTTGGCAATGGGCAAAGTGCTACTATGTCAATTATGACTGTATTTGTATCGCTTGGAATCGGTTATTATATGGCTAAAGCGGAAGAGCTTGAAGAAGGGCTTTTCAGCGCTGTGGTTTCCCTAGCTGCATTCCTTATTCTAACGCCCTTTTTCTTTGACGTGTTAAATGATGACGGAGAAATGCTAGCTACAGCAACAGGTGCATTGAGTTTGGACCGGCTGGGTGCTAAGGGGATGTTTTTAGGTATCCTGACTTCTTTTTTTGCGGCTAAACTGTTTGTTTATTTAACTAAAAAAGGTTTTACCATAAAAATGCCTGACAGTGTTCCTCCGGCAGTTTCTAAATCTTTTTCTGCTTTGATTCCTGCTATTGGGACACTGATGCTTTTTCTACTTCTTAATGCCGGAATGGCGGCTGTTTTTAAGACGAATTTGCATGATGTCATTTACGATATTATCCAAAAACCGCTTACCGGCTTAGGTACCAGCTTACCGGCAACGCTATTGGCTGTTTTTCTGGTGCAGTTTCTCTGGTTTTTCGGCCTGCATGGGCAGGTTATCATCAACTCTGTATTTGAGCCTTTTTGGCAAGCTAATATGCTGGATAATGCCCGCCTGACTCAGCAGGGAGCAGAACTGTTGGCTCAGCAGGGGCATATTGTGACCAAATCATTTATGGATACCTTTACTGTCGGTTTAGGCGGATCCGGTTCAACATTAATTGTTGTCGTGATGATGGCCTTTATGATGAAACAAAAGCAATATCGAGAGGTCGGCCGCTTTGCTTTGGGACCAGGGATTTTCAATGTTAATGAACCGGTCATCTTTGGTCTGCCTATGGTGATGAATGCCAGTATCTTTATCCCTTGGCTCTTAGCGCCGATTGTGTCAGCAGCCATTGCTTATCTTGGTTTTGCAAGTGGTTTGGTGCCTTTGACAACAGGGGCTCAGGTTCCGTGGACCATGCCGATTTTTATTTCCGGATTTTTGGCAACCAATTCCATTATGGGATCCTTGCTACAGCTGGTTCAGGTTCTTGTCATTGCGCTGATTTGGTTCCCATTTTTGAAATTAATTGACCGCGCACAGATTGCGGAATAA
- a CDS encoding glycoside hydrolase family 1 protein, which translates to MKKLVFPEHFWWGAATSGPQSEGNFKKKHQNVMDYWYAKAPEDFYNQLGPDTASDFYHDFQEDIKLMKACGLNTVRTSIQWSRLIDNLEKNTVDTEAAAFYNAVIDAFIANEIQPFITLHHFDLPAELLHKYGGWESKYVVDLFAGFAEQCFELFGDRVKHWFTHNEPLVVVEGGYLEQFHYPKKVDGKAAVQVAYNLQLASSKAIAKYRQLKQDGQIGIILNLTPAYPASQDKEDLAASQKADLWYNRLFMDASSKGEFPPALVRLLEEEGVLWQTDENELALIGENTIDLLGVNFYHPNRVQRPRYSPNSLAVDFLPDKYWQRYDLPMARMNIDKGWEIYPQAVYDIAKDIQENYGNLPWYISENGMGVSREERYLNAEGIVEDDYRIQFIKEHLYWLHKGMSEGSNCLGYHLWTPIDCWSWSNAYRNRYGLIANDIHTQTKKLKKSAHWLRKTAESGQFEIESAIIKE; encoded by the coding sequence ATGAAAAAGTTGGTATTTCCAGAGCATTTTTGGTGGGGGGCAGCGACCAGCGGCCCTCAGTCAGAAGGAAATTTTAAAAAAAAGCATCAAAATGTGATGGATTATTGGTATGCAAAAGCGCCTGAGGATTTTTACAATCAGCTGGGACCGGACACAGCCTCAGATTTCTACCACGATTTTCAGGAAGATATTAAACTGATGAAAGCCTGCGGCCTAAATACAGTCAGGACATCTATTCAGTGGTCGCGTTTGATTGATAATCTTGAAAAAAATACCGTTGATACAGAGGCGGCAGCTTTTTATAATGCAGTGATTGATGCCTTTATAGCAAATGAGATTCAGCCTTTTATAACCCTGCATCATTTTGATCTGCCTGCAGAACTCCTCCATAAGTATGGCGGCTGGGAAAGCAAATATGTGGTTGATCTGTTTGCTGGCTTTGCTGAGCAGTGTTTTGAGCTGTTCGGTGATCGTGTAAAACACTGGTTCACTCATAATGAGCCGCTTGTTGTAGTCGAAGGGGGGTACTTAGAGCAGTTTCATTATCCTAAAAAAGTCGATGGGAAAGCGGCTGTTCAGGTTGCTTATAATCTGCAGCTGGCCAGCAGCAAGGCTATTGCCAAGTACAGGCAGCTTAAGCAAGATGGGCAAATTGGGATTATTTTAAATCTCACACCTGCCTATCCGGCCAGCCAGGATAAAGAAGATTTGGCGGCCAGTCAAAAAGCGGATCTATGGTATAACCGTCTTTTTATGGATGCCAGCAGTAAGGGAGAATTTCCCCCTGCCCTAGTCAGACTTTTAGAAGAAGAAGGAGTCCTTTGGCAGACTGACGAGAACGAGCTGGCTTTAATTGGGGAAAATACAATTGATTTGCTGGGGGTCAATTTTTACCACCCCAATCGTGTTCAAAGACCTAGATATTCCCCCAACAGTTTAGCTGTGGATTTTCTGCCGGATAAGTATTGGCAGAGATATGATCTGCCTATGGCGCGGATGAATATTGACAAAGGCTGGGAAATTTATCCTCAAGCAGTTTATGATATCGCTAAAGATATTCAAGAAAACTATGGCAACCTGCCTTGGTATATCAGCGAAAATGGCATGGGAGTGTCGAGGGAGGAGCGTTATCTGAACGCTGAAGGCATCGTTGAAGATGACTACCGTATTCAATTTATAAAAGAACATTTGTACTGGCTGCATAAAGGCATGAGTGAAGGGAGCAACTGTCTGGGCTATCACCTTTGGACACCGATTGACTGCTGGAGCTGGTCTAATGCTTACCGCAATCGTTACGGACTAATTGCCAACGATATTCACACACAGACAAAAAAATTGAAAAAATCCGCCCACTGGCTGAGGAAAACCGCGGAGAGCGGACAGTTTGAAATAGAAAGTGCTATAATAAAAGAGTAA